Part of the Arthrobacter gengyunqii genome is shown below.
GACTGCTGGTGCCTGCCCGCGGCTGGCTGCAGGACCTGAGCCGGATTTGCGGCGTGCACCCGGGACACCGGCAGTTCGCTGCGCTACCTTCGAGAGATGCGCATAGTAATAGCAGGAGCCCATGGACAGATTGCCCGCGAACTGGGCAGGCTGCTCGTCGCCCACGATCATGACGTCGCCGGCCTGATCCGCAACCCCGACCAGGCGGCGGACCTTGAGTCCGACGGCGTGGCTCCTGTGGTGATCGACTTGGAGAACAGCCTGCTGGACGATGTCCTCCAGGTGCTGACCGGAGCTGATGCTGCTGTGTTCGCCGCCGGCGCGGGGCCGGGCAGCGGAGCGGAGCGCAAGGACAGCGTTGACCGCGGCGCCGCGGTGCTCCTCGCGGAAGCAGCCGAACAGGCCGGTGTGGTCCGCTTCGTCCAAATTTCCTCCGTGGGTCTGGACGCAGTGCGGGACGGTGCCCGTCCAGAGGGACTGGACGACGTCATGTATGCCTACCTCACGGCCAAGCTCGCGGCCGAGGAGGACCTGAAAACACGGGACCTGGACTGGACCATCCTGCGTCCGGGACGGTTGACCAACGATCCCGCTGAGGGACTGGTGGATTTGGCACCCTCGGTGGAGCAGGGCAGCATTCCCCGCCACGACGTCGCCGCCGTCCTGGCCGAGCTGATAAACAGCGGCCGCGGCAGCCGGCAGGTCCTGGAAGTTGTCACCGGTTCGTCGAGCATCCCGGATGCCGTGGCGGCGCTGCCCATCACGCTCTAGCGGCGTTCCTGCGCTGTCAGGCCACGTGTGCGCAGATGTGCCGCGATGCTGGGCGCAGCCATCCAACCTGTGTGCAGGTATGGCGACTGCGAACGGCGGGAAG
Proteins encoded:
- a CDS encoding NAD(P)-binding oxidoreductase, which produces MRIVIAGAHGQIARELGRLLVAHDHDVAGLIRNPDQAADLESDGVAPVVIDLENSLLDDVLQVLTGADAAVFAAGAGPGSGAERKDSVDRGAAVLLAEAAEQAGVVRFVQISSVGLDAVRDGARPEGLDDVMYAYLTAKLAAEEDLKTRDLDWTILRPGRLTNDPAEGLVDLAPSVEQGSIPRHDVAAVLAELINSGRGSRQVLEVVTGSSSIPDAVAALPITL